In Vigna radiata var. radiata cultivar VC1973A chromosome 3, Vradiata_ver6, whole genome shotgun sequence, the following proteins share a genomic window:
- the LOC106757642 gene encoding formin-like protein 20 isoform X2, with translation MALFRRFFYRKPPDHLLEISDRLYVFDCCFSKNVLEEEEYKVYVGGVVAQLQDHYPDASFMVFNFREGDRRSRISDIMSQYEMTVMEYPRQYEGCPLLPLEMIHHFLRSSESWLSLESQQNVLLMHCERGGWPVLAFMLAGLMLYRKQYNGEHKTLEMVYKQAPKELLHLLSPLNPQPSHLRYLQYISRRHLGSRWPPSETPLYLDCIILRVLPLFDGGKGCRPVVRVYGPDPSKPSNRSSKLLSSTSMGQNHVRHYLQAECMLVKIDIRCHVQGDVVLECIHLSDDFVREEVMFRVMFHTAFVRSNILLLSRDEIDIQWDAKDQFPKDFKFEVLFLDADAVMPNLNTVDASDTECASPEAEEFYEAEEIFSNVIDVLEGKGDYDFLMVHDSEVDDGSHKEIWKEYSDPHTFLDSMLDDGIHQQVDDARYKLDKRVVLDTHVVKDIGVDYGVTFMTKEVTLNALDKLAVKQNKYGDSEPGLQLLDISIPKSDKLLISSENKQLPSNSNSMQEPHGFQANYAKPNVTTRSVPSSKGSLQDSINFSYPPSRNNSSPLTLSYVTSENKEIIDAKGNSTSCSHVSEVIAFMDTINDLKNCDGDNSKSSDAVPEIGSKSPVLSLLSVKETSLQLANQAPQQSYDQMLQLHPPPPPPPPPIFGQNNGALPPSPPIANGVIPSKISLAPPPPPPPPPPLQSTNEPSLPSTSISPKTFKAPPPAPRPPHYPSPPLSKSTPLPPPPLGTAPPAPPPPPPLSSAPPPPPPPPSLSRGSPPPPPLPPSSGAPPPPSSSSLSRAPPPPPPPNRGPPPTTMPGGTAPPPPSGGRGQPPTGTRATLAHSHVPLGGAPFPSPIGTDTRGKGRGLGRPTGAGAMGTRKSSLKPLHWSKVTRALQGSLWDELQRRGELQITQEFDVSEIEKLFSANVPKPADSDGKSGGRRKSVGSKADKIHLIDLRRANNTEIMLTKVKMPLPDMMAAVLAMDDSVLDVDQVENLIKFCPTKEEIELLKGYTGDKENLGKCEKYFLELMKVPRVESKLRVFSFKIQFGTQITEFKKSLHTVNSACEEVRNSFKLKEIMKKILYLGNTLNQGTARGSAVGFKLDSLLKLTDTRASNSKMTLMHFLCKVLAERFPGLLDFHLDLISLEAATKIQLKSLAEEMQAIIRGLEKVNQELAASENDGPVTEVFRKTSKEFIAVAGSEVASVTNLYSVGRNADALALYFGEDPARCPFEQVTATLLNFTRLFLKAHEENCKQTVLEKKKADKEAEMEKAKGINFIRKSGKDEEES, from the exons TTTATGTCGGGGGGGTTGTGGCTCAGCTACAGGATCACTATCCGGATGCTTCTTTCATGGTGTTCAATTTCAGAGAAGGGGATAGGCGCAGTCGAATTTCAGACATAATGTCTCAGTACGAGATGACAGTTATGGAGTATCCTCGGCAATATGAGGGTTGCCCCCTTTTGCCTTTGGAGATGATTCACCACTTCCTTCGATCAAGTGAGAGCTGGTTGTCCTTGGAGAGCCAACAAAACGTGCTTTTGATGCACTGTGAAAGGGGTGGTTGGCCTGTGCTTGCGTTTATGCTAGCTGGTCTTATGTTGTACAGGAAACAGTACAATGGGGAACACAAAACTCTTGAAATGGTGTACAAGCAAGCACCCAAAGAACTTCTCCACCTTCTATCCCCTTTGAATCCACAACCTTCTCATTTGAGATATCTTCAGTACATTTCCAGGAGGCATTTGGGTTCTCGGTGGCCTCCATCAGAAACACCCTTATATTTGGATTGCATTATTCTCAGAGTCCTTCCTCTGTTTGACGGAGGAAAAGGATGCAGACCGGTTGTGCGTGTCTATGGTCCAGACCCTTCAAAACCTTCCAACCGAAGTTCTAAGCTTCTTTCCTCAACTTCAATGGGCCAAAATCATGTTCGCCACTACTTGCAG GCAGAATGTATGCTCGTGAAAATTGACATCCGTTGTCATGTTCAAGGGGATGTGGTTCTTGAGTGCATACATTTAAGTGATGATTTTGTTCGTGAGGAGGTGATGTTCAGAGTCATGTTTCATACTGCGTTTGTACGGTCAAATATATTGCTGCTGAGCCGCGATGAAATTGATATTCAGTGGGATGCAAAGGATCAGTTCCCCAAGGACTTCAAATTTGAG GTGCTTTTTTTGGACGCTGATGCTGTTATGCCTAATCTAAACACAGTAGATGCGAGTGACACAGAATGTGCTTCACCTGAGGCTGAGGAATTCTATGAAGCAGAAGAGATCTTCAGCAATGTAATTGATGTACTGGAAGGTAAGGGAGATTACGATTTTCTAATGGTTCATGACAGTGAAGTGGATGATGGAAGTCATAAAGAGATCTGGAAAGAGTATTCAGATCCTCATACTTTTCTGGATTCCATGTTAGATGATGGGATTCACCAACAGGTTGATGATGCGAGGTACAAGCTTGACAAGAGGGTGGTTTTAGATACTCATGTTGTCAAAGATATTGGAGTGGATTATGGAGTAACTTTTATGACAAAGGAAGTCACTCTGAATGCTCTTGATAAATTGGCAGTTAAGCAAAACAAATATGGCGATTCAGAACCAGGGCTGCAGCTGCTTGATATTTCCATACCAAAATCTGATAAGTTACTTATTTCTTCTGAAAATAAACAACTTCCTTCGAACTCAAACTCTATGCAAGAACCACATGGTTTTCAGGCAAATTATGCAAAACCCAATGTAACAACTAGGTCGGTTCCTTCTAGTAAGGGTTCTCTTCAAGATTCCATTAACTTCTCATATCCACCATCAAGGAACAATAGTTCACCACTAACATTGTCATATGTTACCTCTGAAAACAAGGAAATCATTGATGCAAAAGGAAACTCTACTTCTTGTTCTCATGTCTCTGAAGTAATTGCTTTTATGGACACGATAAACGACCTGAAAAACTGTGATGGTGATAACTCAAAATCTTCGGACGCTGTTCCTGAAATAGGCTCAAAGTCTCCAGTATTATCATTACTGTCAGTCAAAGAGACATCTCTTCAGTTAGCTAATCAAGCACCACAACAGAGCTATGATCAAATGTTACAACTTcatccacctccacctccacctccacctccaatTTTTGGACAAAATAATGGGGCTTTACCTCCTTCTCCTCCCATTGCAAATGGTGTAATTCCATCAAAAATTTCACtagcaccaccaccaccacctcctcctcccCCTCCTTTGCAGTCTACAAATGAACCTTCGCTTCCTTCTACCTCAATCTCTCCAAAAACGTTTAAAGCTCCACCTCCTGCACCCCGACCACCACATTATCCTTCACCTCCATTAAGTAAATCTACACCACTTCCTCCGCCTCCTTTAGGTACTGCTCCACCAgcaccaccacctcctcctcctTTAAGTTCTGCTCCACCACCGCCACCTCCTCCTCCTTCTTTATCCAGAGGTTCACCTCCCCCACCACCTCTTCCTCCATCAAGTGGAGCACCACCTCCACCGTCATCTTCTTCACTGTCCAGAGCTCCacctcctccacctccaccaAATCGTGGACCACCACCAACAACAATGCCTGGAGGCACAGCTCCTCCACCACCTTCAGGTGGTCGAGGCCAACCTCCTACTGGAACACGAGCTACTCTTGCTCATTCTCATGTACCTCTTGGTGGTGCCCCTTTTCCTTCACCAATTGGAACTGATACAAGAGGGAAAGGTCGGGGACTTGGACGTCCTACTGGGGCTGGTGCCATGGGAACTCGGAAATCCTCCTTAAAGCCTCTGCATTGGAGTAAGGTAACAAGGGCATTGCAAGGAAGTTTATGGGATGAACTACAAAGACGTGGAGAGCTTCAAAT AACACAAGAGTTTGACGTTTCAGAGATAGAGAAGCTTTTTTCTGCAAATGTTCCAAAACCTGCTGATTCAGATGGTAAATCTGGCGGGCGGCGCAAATCTGTTGGATCTAAAGCTGACAAAATCCACTTG ATTGACCTAAGGAGGGCCAATAATACTGAAATTATGCTCACAAAGGTTAAGATGCCTCTTCCTGATATGATG GCTGCAGTACTGGCTATGGATGATTCAGTGTTAGATGTTGATCAGGTGGAAAATCTCATTAAATTTTGTCCAACCAAAGAGGAGATAGAGCTTTTAAAG GGATACACCGGTGATAAGGAGAATTTGGGGAAGTGtgaaaag TATTTTTTAGAGCTGATGAAAGTGCCAAGAGTGGAGTCAAAACTTAGAGTATTCTCTTTCAAAATTCAGTTTGGGACTCAG ATTACAGAGTTTAAGAAGAGTTTACACACAGTCAACTCTGCTTGTGAAGAG GTCCGAAACTCATTCAAACTGAAGGAGATCATGAAGAAAATTCTTTATTTGGGTAATACATTGAATCAAGGAACAGCAAGGG GATCTGCTGTTGGATTCAAGTTAGATAGTCTCTTAAAACTAACCGACACTCGTGCTTCAAATAGTAAAATGACACTTATGCATTTTCTTTGCAAG GTCCTAGCTGAAAGGTTTCCTGGACTCCTTGATTTTCACCTTGACCTTATTAGCTTGGAAGCAGCCACTAAG ATACAATTGAAGTCATTAGCAGaagaaatgcaagcaatcatcAGGGGATTAGAAAAGGTTAATCAGGAGCTGGCTGCATCTGAAAACGATGGCCCAGTGACTGAAGTTTTTCGTAAG ACATCGAAGGAATTCATTGCTGTTGCAGGGTCAGAGGTGGCATCTGTAACAAACCTATATTCTGTG GGAAGAAATGCAGATGCACTTGCCCTATATTTTGGTGAGGACCCTGCCCGTTGTCCTTTTGAGCAAG TTACTGCAACTCTCTTGAATTTCACAAGGTTGTTTCTGAAGGCACATGAAGAGAATTGCAAACAAACAGtgttagagaaaaagaaagctgATAAAGAGGCTGAAATGGAGAAGGCTAAAGGCATTAACTTCATAAGGAAGAGtggaaaagatgaagaagaaagttgA
- the LOC106757642 gene encoding formin-like protein 20 isoform X1, with protein sequence MALFRRFFYRKPPDHLLEISDRLYVFDCCFSKNVLEEEEYKVYVGGVVAQLQDHYPDASFMVFNFREGDRRSRISDIMSQYEMTVMEYPRQYEGCPLLPLEMIHHFLRSSESWLSLESQQNVLLMHCERGGWPVLAFMLAGLMLYRKQYNGEHKTLEMVYKQAPKELLHLLSPLNPQPSHLRYLQYISRRHLGSRWPPSETPLYLDCIILRVLPLFDGGKGCRPVVRVYGPDPSKPSNRSSKLLSSTSMGQNHVRHYLQAECMLVKIDIRCHVQGDVVLECIHLSDDFVREEVMFRVMFHTAFVRSNILLLSRDEIDIQWDAKDQFPKDFKFEVLFLDADAVMPNLNTVDASDTECASPEAEEFYEAEEIFSNVIDVLEGKGDYDFLMVHDSEVDDGSHKEIWKEYSDPHTFLDSMLDDGIHQQVDDARYKLDKRVVLDTHVVKDIGVDYGVTFMTKEVTLNALDKLAVKQNKYGDSEPGLQLLDISIPKSDKLLISSENKQLPSNSNSMQEPHGFQANYAKPNVTTRSVPSSKGSLQDSINFSYPPSRNNSSPLTLSYVTSENKEIIDAKGNSTSCSHVSEVIAFMDTINDLKNCDGDNSKSSDAVPEIGSKSPVLSLLSVKETSLQLANQAPQQSYDQMLQLHPPPPPPPPPIFGQNNGALPPSPPIANGVIPSKISLAPPPPPPPPPPLQSTNEPSLPSTSISPKTFKAPPPAPRPPHYPSPPLSKSTPLPPPPLGTAPPAPPPPPPLSSAPPPPPPPPSLSRGSPPPPPLPPSSGAPPPPSSSSLSRAPPPPPPPNRGPPPTTMPGGTAPPPPSGGRGQPPTGTRATLAHSHVPLGGAPFPSPIGTDTRGKGRGLGRPTGAGAMGTRKSSLKPLHWSKVTRALQGSLWDELQRRGELQITQEFDVSEIEKLFSANVPKPADSDGKSGGRRKSVGSKADKIHLIDLRRANNTEIMLTKVKMPLPDMMAAVLAMDDSVLDVDQVENLIKFCPTKEEIELLKGYTGDKENLGKCEKYFLELMKVPRVESKLRVFSFKIQFGTQITEFKKSLHTVNSACEEVRNSFKLKEIMKKILYLGNTLNQGTARGSAVGFKLDSLLKLTDTRASNSKMTLMHFLCKVLAERFPGLLDFHLDLISLEAATKIQLKSLAEEMQAIIRGLEKVNQELAASENDGPVTEVFRKTSKEFIAVAGSEVASVTNLYSVVGRNADALALYFGEDPARCPFEQVTATLLNFTRLFLKAHEENCKQTVLEKKKADKEAEMEKAKGINFIRKSGKDEEES encoded by the exons TTTATGTCGGGGGGGTTGTGGCTCAGCTACAGGATCACTATCCGGATGCTTCTTTCATGGTGTTCAATTTCAGAGAAGGGGATAGGCGCAGTCGAATTTCAGACATAATGTCTCAGTACGAGATGACAGTTATGGAGTATCCTCGGCAATATGAGGGTTGCCCCCTTTTGCCTTTGGAGATGATTCACCACTTCCTTCGATCAAGTGAGAGCTGGTTGTCCTTGGAGAGCCAACAAAACGTGCTTTTGATGCACTGTGAAAGGGGTGGTTGGCCTGTGCTTGCGTTTATGCTAGCTGGTCTTATGTTGTACAGGAAACAGTACAATGGGGAACACAAAACTCTTGAAATGGTGTACAAGCAAGCACCCAAAGAACTTCTCCACCTTCTATCCCCTTTGAATCCACAACCTTCTCATTTGAGATATCTTCAGTACATTTCCAGGAGGCATTTGGGTTCTCGGTGGCCTCCATCAGAAACACCCTTATATTTGGATTGCATTATTCTCAGAGTCCTTCCTCTGTTTGACGGAGGAAAAGGATGCAGACCGGTTGTGCGTGTCTATGGTCCAGACCCTTCAAAACCTTCCAACCGAAGTTCTAAGCTTCTTTCCTCAACTTCAATGGGCCAAAATCATGTTCGCCACTACTTGCAG GCAGAATGTATGCTCGTGAAAATTGACATCCGTTGTCATGTTCAAGGGGATGTGGTTCTTGAGTGCATACATTTAAGTGATGATTTTGTTCGTGAGGAGGTGATGTTCAGAGTCATGTTTCATACTGCGTTTGTACGGTCAAATATATTGCTGCTGAGCCGCGATGAAATTGATATTCAGTGGGATGCAAAGGATCAGTTCCCCAAGGACTTCAAATTTGAG GTGCTTTTTTTGGACGCTGATGCTGTTATGCCTAATCTAAACACAGTAGATGCGAGTGACACAGAATGTGCTTCACCTGAGGCTGAGGAATTCTATGAAGCAGAAGAGATCTTCAGCAATGTAATTGATGTACTGGAAGGTAAGGGAGATTACGATTTTCTAATGGTTCATGACAGTGAAGTGGATGATGGAAGTCATAAAGAGATCTGGAAAGAGTATTCAGATCCTCATACTTTTCTGGATTCCATGTTAGATGATGGGATTCACCAACAGGTTGATGATGCGAGGTACAAGCTTGACAAGAGGGTGGTTTTAGATACTCATGTTGTCAAAGATATTGGAGTGGATTATGGAGTAACTTTTATGACAAAGGAAGTCACTCTGAATGCTCTTGATAAATTGGCAGTTAAGCAAAACAAATATGGCGATTCAGAACCAGGGCTGCAGCTGCTTGATATTTCCATACCAAAATCTGATAAGTTACTTATTTCTTCTGAAAATAAACAACTTCCTTCGAACTCAAACTCTATGCAAGAACCACATGGTTTTCAGGCAAATTATGCAAAACCCAATGTAACAACTAGGTCGGTTCCTTCTAGTAAGGGTTCTCTTCAAGATTCCATTAACTTCTCATATCCACCATCAAGGAACAATAGTTCACCACTAACATTGTCATATGTTACCTCTGAAAACAAGGAAATCATTGATGCAAAAGGAAACTCTACTTCTTGTTCTCATGTCTCTGAAGTAATTGCTTTTATGGACACGATAAACGACCTGAAAAACTGTGATGGTGATAACTCAAAATCTTCGGACGCTGTTCCTGAAATAGGCTCAAAGTCTCCAGTATTATCATTACTGTCAGTCAAAGAGACATCTCTTCAGTTAGCTAATCAAGCACCACAACAGAGCTATGATCAAATGTTACAACTTcatccacctccacctccacctccacctccaatTTTTGGACAAAATAATGGGGCTTTACCTCCTTCTCCTCCCATTGCAAATGGTGTAATTCCATCAAAAATTTCACtagcaccaccaccaccacctcctcctcccCCTCCTTTGCAGTCTACAAATGAACCTTCGCTTCCTTCTACCTCAATCTCTCCAAAAACGTTTAAAGCTCCACCTCCTGCACCCCGACCACCACATTATCCTTCACCTCCATTAAGTAAATCTACACCACTTCCTCCGCCTCCTTTAGGTACTGCTCCACCAgcaccaccacctcctcctcctTTAAGTTCTGCTCCACCACCGCCACCTCCTCCTCCTTCTTTATCCAGAGGTTCACCTCCCCCACCACCTCTTCCTCCATCAAGTGGAGCACCACCTCCACCGTCATCTTCTTCACTGTCCAGAGCTCCacctcctccacctccaccaAATCGTGGACCACCACCAACAACAATGCCTGGAGGCACAGCTCCTCCACCACCTTCAGGTGGTCGAGGCCAACCTCCTACTGGAACACGAGCTACTCTTGCTCATTCTCATGTACCTCTTGGTGGTGCCCCTTTTCCTTCACCAATTGGAACTGATACAAGAGGGAAAGGTCGGGGACTTGGACGTCCTACTGGGGCTGGTGCCATGGGAACTCGGAAATCCTCCTTAAAGCCTCTGCATTGGAGTAAGGTAACAAGGGCATTGCAAGGAAGTTTATGGGATGAACTACAAAGACGTGGAGAGCTTCAAAT AACACAAGAGTTTGACGTTTCAGAGATAGAGAAGCTTTTTTCTGCAAATGTTCCAAAACCTGCTGATTCAGATGGTAAATCTGGCGGGCGGCGCAAATCTGTTGGATCTAAAGCTGACAAAATCCACTTG ATTGACCTAAGGAGGGCCAATAATACTGAAATTATGCTCACAAAGGTTAAGATGCCTCTTCCTGATATGATG GCTGCAGTACTGGCTATGGATGATTCAGTGTTAGATGTTGATCAGGTGGAAAATCTCATTAAATTTTGTCCAACCAAAGAGGAGATAGAGCTTTTAAAG GGATACACCGGTGATAAGGAGAATTTGGGGAAGTGtgaaaag TATTTTTTAGAGCTGATGAAAGTGCCAAGAGTGGAGTCAAAACTTAGAGTATTCTCTTTCAAAATTCAGTTTGGGACTCAG ATTACAGAGTTTAAGAAGAGTTTACACACAGTCAACTCTGCTTGTGAAGAG GTCCGAAACTCATTCAAACTGAAGGAGATCATGAAGAAAATTCTTTATTTGGGTAATACATTGAATCAAGGAACAGCAAGGG GATCTGCTGTTGGATTCAAGTTAGATAGTCTCTTAAAACTAACCGACACTCGTGCTTCAAATAGTAAAATGACACTTATGCATTTTCTTTGCAAG GTCCTAGCTGAAAGGTTTCCTGGACTCCTTGATTTTCACCTTGACCTTATTAGCTTGGAAGCAGCCACTAAG ATACAATTGAAGTCATTAGCAGaagaaatgcaagcaatcatcAGGGGATTAGAAAAGGTTAATCAGGAGCTGGCTGCATCTGAAAACGATGGCCCAGTGACTGAAGTTTTTCGTAAG ACATCGAAGGAATTCATTGCTGTTGCAGGGTCAGAGGTGGCATCTGTAACAAACCTATATTCTGTGGTG GGAAGAAATGCAGATGCACTTGCCCTATATTTTGGTGAGGACCCTGCCCGTTGTCCTTTTGAGCAAG TTACTGCAACTCTCTTGAATTTCACAAGGTTGTTTCTGAAGGCACATGAAGAGAATTGCAAACAAACAGtgttagagaaaaagaaagctgATAAAGAGGCTGAAATGGAGAAGGCTAAAGGCATTAACTTCATAAGGAAGAGtggaaaagatgaagaagaaagttgA